The genomic region GCAATGACAGGCCGGGAAACACCACATGCCCGTCCCAGGGCTTGCTTGGAGCGCACAAACACGTAAGGTACGTTCTTGTCCTCACAGAGAAGAGGGAGGTGAAGGATGATCTCCAAGGGCTCTGCGTCTGCCGCCATCACAATGAACTCCGCTATCCCTCGGTTCAATGTCTTTGTGGCTGTtgtaaaagaaactgaagagtCAGTCTCTGGGAAACACATCTTTATGAAAAACAACAGTGGAAGTTGAAAGTGGCACGAGCAAGGAGGAGATCTACTGGTAGCAGGACGGGTCAAAGGAAGACGGCAGCTATAGGGCCAGGGAGGGAGTTACCCACAGGGTTGTACCTAGGGTGCTGTGCCTGGTGCTGCCCTCAACTGAGACTCTAAAGGGAGCAAGCCCAgcccaggggtgctggtgggtaAGGTCTGGGACATCCCATGGACCAAGGGACACTGAGagagatgggtttttttatctcagAGAAGAGAGGGTTGAGGTGGGAGCAAGGGGGATGTGGGTGCTGTCTTCTACTGTTTCAAGGGAATTGCAAAAAGGATGGAGCTAAATTGTCCTCTTGagagcacaggaaaaaagacaagTTGCAGACTGTGACTGTTGCCTCAGGGAGATTCTGGGGACATGCTGGAATTTCACACCCACACACTTTGGAGATTTACAGAGGACCTTTATGCCATGGGACATGGGTCCTGAGAGACTGTGGAGTTTCTATCCTTAggaattgcttttaaaaaaagtttggcCAGGCAAAGTCCCAAGCAACCTAATCCAACTGTGAAGGGAGCCACTCTCTGCCCAAGTTGCACTAGAGACCTTCAGAGGGGCCCTCAAACCTAAATCTATCTGAACAGGCTAGGCATCTGGTAATCCCAGTTCCACACCACTAAAGGTGGCATGATCACACGACATGCACCACAAACACAGTTTGGGCATCTACCAGAACTGTACATAAACCATGAAAAGATTACAGACTACTTCTGTCCCTGAATATTGCTTATGCAGgccagaaggaagaagaagcagaggGACACTTACAATATCCAGATCTATGTTAGTGGCCTACTGCTAGAAAGAAGATACAATCTAGCCACAACTTCTCATAAAATCCTTGTACGATTTCCAGCACACTTTGCAAGACATGGGTCTCACCTTCATTGGCTCCCTTGCGTAGCTGCTTATAGTTGCAGGACTGCTGCACAAGATCCAGTAGTGTTTTGGTGAGCTGTGCATCAGCCAGAGGGTAAGCTTTGGGATTCACTTCAGCCTCACTCTAGAGCAAGGAAAGAGTCAAGAGCATCACAACAAGAGCAAAGGGAGTTTTGTTCTGAACACCACCACATCGTCATTATGTCCACCACATGTAAAGACTGCTGGAATTACCTCATCAcctctcagctgctctgcacatCCAATAAATTCCCACTGCGTTTAttgttgcccagagaggtggtggaagccccatccctggaaattaagaccaggctggatggagctctgaACAACCTAATGtagcaggaggtgtccctgcccatggcaggggggttggaactaaatgaccttaaaggtcccttccaaccctaaaaattctatgattctatgatagtcAAAGTATACAGCATCTGTAATCACAGCGGATTTAAATCCTAGAAAGCTCACTAGCAGCAGGGAGCTTACAGGGCATCCTTCGAGACATGTGCTACCACGGATGCTATATACAACGAAGTGCTCCAGTGCACAAGAACAAGCTCAGAAATGGGTatcaaaaaacacaaaacaaaaccgaGAAGGGCACACAGCGGGTTAATTTCTACAGGTTACAATCAGCTTCTAAACGTTAACATCAGCGGCTGAGTGGAGCACAAAGGGCCAGCAGCTCCCGCAGCCGGGGCAGCCTCAGCCCGCGGTGCTTTGCCGCCGGCCCGAGCCCTTCTCCAGGCGGCCGAACCCACGCTCCCACTCCCCGAAGAAAGGAACAGCGGGGCCGGGATGCCGAGTCCCCGGCCACGAGGTGCCGCCAGGACCGCCATCCCCGCCTCCCGCGCTTCCTCCCTCCCGGACAGGGCGCACGGCAGGAGACTCGCAGCCCCCGTACGGCCTCCACGTGCTCCCGGACCCGCAGCCGCCGGCGAGGCGGCTTCCCTCCGCCGCAGCGTCCCCCGGTCCGGCCAACGGAGGAGATGGCAGCCGGCGCCCGAACATACTCACCATGGCCGCGGCCTGGGCTGGGCAGCACGGCCCGGTTGCGCCTTTCGGCCGCTGCTCGGTGAAGGATATGGAAGCGACGGGACCTGCGTTGCCGCCGGAAGTCAAGCGGCTGCAAGCCCCGGGGCGGGGCGCGGGAGGAGCGCAGCCTCCCCGGGATCCCGCCCCCAGAGAGGCAGGGGCGGGACGGCCGGAGAAGCGGGGATTTTGCTGGTTTCGCGCCGGGGCCGCTGGTGGGAGATGGCGGCGGGCTGCGGGCGGCCTGGTGGCGGGCACGGCGAGCGCTGGGCTCTGCCCCTCCGCCCCCCGCTCTGCCTCGCCTGCACGGTGGAGACCCTGGGAGACGGCAGTGCTTCGGTGGGCAGCGCCTGCCCCGTCGCCTCAGCCCCTTCCTGGGCAGCGCTGGCCTTGGCGCCCGTCTCCGCGGTGTCTGCCTGCCGCCTTGGCTGAGCCCTCTCGCCTTGAGCGGAATTCGGGGCTGGGGGCTGGCCAGGGGTATGGTGGCACTGGGGCAGCTGTATCGCCTCGGCTTTGGGGCCCTGGTGGCACCCTTCTCCCCGGggtggtgggagcagaggggtggTTCGGGCCTAGGTGCGGACTGACGGGTGGTTGTTGTGTCTGGTCCA from Heliangelus exortis chromosome 1, bHelExo1.hap1, whole genome shotgun sequence harbors:
- the SNU13 gene encoding NHP2-like protein 1 gives rise to the protein MSEAEVNPKAYPLADAQLTKTLLDLVQQSCNYKQLRKGANEATKTLNRGIAEFIVMAADAEPLEIILHLPLLCEDKNVPYVFVRSKQALGRACGVSRPVIACSITIKEGSQLKPQIQSVQQAIERLLV